A stretch of Leucobacter aridicollis DNA encodes these proteins:
- a CDS encoding APC family permease — MTKLKRSLGFGAAYAASTGLVVSGTAMVSLGNGFGTGGLAFAIPAFIGLIIITMVAISYGELASMLPGGGMVGEYTLPALGRLPAILAVLGGYLVLVSADGGTQLMVAGDSFESLTGFPAAAFSFILLAILLVLNISGVDIFARVQIPVVFGLMGILAIMGLAGVFGFTSQTPVDNPVLNTDWGTLASMGAVAIWLYIGMEFVAPLAEEVKKPWKTIPAAMIVGVCTIFVVDVLFGWGATRFADLAEMASSSIPHVVGATAIFGAAGGVIMTVVTILASFSTGNSYLAAIPRMLYGLANEGLLPKWLAKVSRRTRVPWAGMLVTAACMASVLLYSTFAEGGIELILNLISIACTTWLFSYIIAQIDVIVLRKRYPNARRPFKTPFYPLPQILGIASCVYLIVFIVPDMSQRIVIWSSAAIILGAIALFAVIWLKRNRLPLFTPTDLTHTQNNIVVRSESLDDDEFDSPLAAPAALQRETDGDVR; from the coding sequence ATCATCATCACGATGGTCGCGATCTCCTACGGCGAGCTCGCGTCGATGCTGCCCGGCGGCGGCATGGTCGGCGAGTACACGCTGCCCGCGCTCGGCCGGCTCCCCGCGATCCTCGCGGTACTCGGCGGATACCTCGTGCTTGTCTCCGCCGACGGCGGCACCCAGCTCATGGTCGCCGGAGACTCGTTCGAAAGCCTCACCGGCTTCCCCGCCGCGGCATTCTCCTTCATCCTGCTCGCGATCCTGCTCGTCCTGAACATCTCGGGCGTCGACATCTTCGCGCGCGTACAGATCCCCGTCGTCTTCGGCCTCATGGGCATCCTCGCGATCATGGGGCTCGCCGGCGTGTTCGGCTTCACGAGCCAGACCCCCGTCGACAATCCCGTACTCAACACCGACTGGGGCACACTCGCCTCGATGGGCGCCGTCGCGATCTGGCTCTACATCGGCATGGAGTTCGTTGCTCCGCTCGCCGAGGAGGTCAAGAAGCCGTGGAAGACGATCCCGGCAGCGATGATCGTCGGCGTCTGCACCATCTTCGTCGTCGATGTGCTCTTCGGGTGGGGCGCGACGCGCTTCGCCGACCTCGCCGAGATGGCAAGCTCGTCGATCCCGCACGTCGTCGGCGCGACCGCAATCTTCGGCGCCGCCGGCGGCGTCATCATGACCGTCGTCACGATCCTCGCGTCGTTCTCGACAGGCAACTCCTACCTCGCGGCGATCCCGCGCATGCTCTACGGCCTCGCCAACGAGGGCCTGCTGCCGAAGTGGCTAGCCAAGGTGAGCCGACGCACGCGCGTGCCGTGGGCCGGGATGCTCGTCACCGCGGCGTGCATGGCGTCCGTGCTGCTGTACTCGACGTTCGCGGAGGGCGGGATCGAGCTGATCCTGAACCTCATCAGCATCGCCTGCACGACCTGGCTGTTCAGCTACATCATCGCGCAGATCGACGTGATCGTGCTCCGCAAGCGCTACCCGAACGCGCGGCGCCCCTTCAAGACGCCGTTCTACCCGCTGCCGCAGATCCTCGGCATCGCGTCGTGCGTCTACCTCATCGTGTTCATCGTCCCAGACATGAGCCAGCGCATCGTCATCTGGTCGAGCGCGGCCATCATCCTCGGCGCGATCGCACTGTTCGCCGTGATCTGGCTGAAGCGCAACCGGCTCCCGCTCTTCACCCCGACCGATCTCACGCACACGCAGAACAACATCGTCGTGCGCTCGGAGAGCCTCGACGACGACGAGTTCGACTCCCCGCTCGCCGCCCCCGCCGCGCTACAGCGCGAGACCGACGGCGACGTGCGATGA
- a CDS encoding Zn-dependent alcohol dehydrogenase: MITMNAAVFVGPNEPLELRELTIPSEPGPQEVLVRLAASGVCHSDLHALDGDWETPAPLVLGHEGAGVVVAVGSEVTGLEADDHVILSWTPSCQKCEFCVSGRPVLCQLANETAYQHVFFDGKPRLRDGDEDVRSFLAVGSFGEYAMVPASAAIKIRRDAPLAQAALVGCAVTTGIGAVTNTAGVEPGSTVLVVGCGGVGLNVVQGARLAGAKQIIVADVSAEKLELGRTFGATHTINSREVDLVETVMALTDGRGVDYAFEAIGLPFTIEACYEAIRRGGTAVVVGQVADGVKISIDPFVMSDQEKRLIGSNYGSSRQSIDFPKIIDLYMEGRVDLDSMVTDRIPLSGVNEAFAEMRKGRGIRTVIEYDA, from the coding sequence ATGATCACCATGAACGCGGCCGTCTTCGTCGGCCCGAACGAGCCCCTCGAGCTCCGCGAGCTCACGATCCCCTCGGAGCCCGGCCCGCAGGAGGTGCTCGTGCGGCTCGCAGCGTCGGGCGTCTGCCACTCCGACCTGCACGCGCTCGACGGCGACTGGGAGACCCCGGCGCCGCTCGTGCTCGGCCACGAGGGCGCGGGAGTCGTCGTCGCCGTCGGATCCGAGGTGACCGGGCTCGAAGCCGACGACCACGTGATCCTCTCGTGGACGCCCTCCTGCCAGAAGTGCGAGTTCTGCGTCTCGGGCCGCCCCGTGCTGTGCCAGCTCGCGAACGAAACGGCCTACCAGCATGTCTTCTTCGACGGCAAGCCACGCCTGCGTGACGGCGACGAAGACGTGCGGAGCTTCCTCGCGGTCGGCTCGTTCGGCGAGTACGCGATGGTGCCGGCGTCGGCGGCGATCAAGATCCGTCGGGACGCCCCGCTCGCGCAGGCCGCCCTCGTCGGGTGCGCCGTGACCACCGGCATCGGCGCCGTCACGAACACGGCCGGCGTCGAGCCAGGCAGCACCGTGCTCGTGGTCGGCTGCGGCGGCGTCGGGCTGAACGTCGTGCAGGGCGCCCGCCTCGCCGGCGCCAAGCAGATCATCGTCGCGGACGTGAGCGCCGAAAAGCTCGAGCTCGGGCGAACCTTCGGCGCGACGCACACCATCAACAGCCGCGAGGTCGACCTCGTCGAGACCGTCATGGCGCTCACCGACGGGCGCGGCGTCGACTACGCGTTCGAGGCGATCGGCCTGCCCTTTACAATCGAAGCCTGCTACGAGGCGATCCGCCGCGGCGGCACGGCCGTCGTCGTCGGCCAGGTGGCGGACGGCGTGAAGATCTCGATCGACCCGTTTGTCATGAGCGACCAGGAGAAGCGCCTGATCGGCTCAAACTACGGGTCGAGCCGGCAATCGATCGACTTCCCAAAGATCATCGACCTCTACATGGAGGGCCGAGTCGACCTTGACTCCATGGTGACTGACCGCATTCCGCTCAGCGGCGTGAACGAGGCGTTCGCCGAGATGCGCAAGGGCCGCGGCATTCGCACGGTCATCGAGTACGACGCCTAG
- the hrpB gene encoding ATP-dependent helicase HrpB — protein sequence MTAHRFDLATIGAGLPVAQAAAEIEAALATGAAVITAPPGTGKTTFVPALAANVVARLTPAGDKPQVTLLSQPRRVAVRAAARRLAALDGSPLGGPVGFTVRGERSVGDDTVVEALTPGVLLRRLLSDPALDGVGAVILDEVHERSVDSDMLLGMLAEVRELRPELIVVAMSATLDSTVTAEHLAAAVVDVPSPLHPLSVEYAPSPSQRLDDRGVSRDFLAHVADLAVAEQAASGSDALVFLPGAWEVDEVVRLARGRAADLGSGTVEILPLHGRLPARDQDRAVSGRLPHDAPRIIVSTALAESSLTVPGLRLVIDAGLSREARRDQARDMTGLVTVSASRASAEQRAGRAAREGAGRAIRAYSETDFARMPAAVTPEILSADLTDAALLLAAWGTPGAAGLRLTTPPPRAAMARALETLRTLELTDANDRVTALGSRVASLPFGVREARALLAGVHDVRDPDRVGETVAAFSGDYRASDADLAGLLRGLRSGRQPGADRWRREAKRLARIAADELRGSRETPGGAASDGASAGRITALARPEWIARRTGEHSRSYLFASGTRAALPDGSPLVASEWIAVREVQRAEGRAADGTGAVIRLAAAMTAEDAAEIGGTLRSRTRVARFDDGRVRVREEDRLGAILLSASPASPRPEDAGPAFAAHLQEAGLAALTWTDAARHLRARLALLHRELGEPWPDVTDRALLDTITDWLGPDLARLSPKASLAALDVTGGLRRLLPWPEAVRLDELAPERLPVPSGSTVAIDYAEALDGDGRPIVAVKLQEVFGLGDTPRLVGGRVPVLFHLLSPARRPLAVTGDLASFWNGPYQDVRREMRGKYPKHPWPEDPWAAEATARTKRAMGR from the coding sequence ATGACCGCGCACCGTTTCGACCTCGCCACGATCGGCGCCGGCCTTCCCGTCGCGCAGGCAGCGGCAGAAATCGAGGCGGCGCTCGCGACGGGTGCGGCAGTCATCACCGCCCCGCCAGGCACGGGCAAGACGACCTTCGTGCCGGCGCTCGCCGCGAACGTCGTCGCGCGGCTCACGCCCGCGGGAGACAAGCCGCAGGTGACGCTCCTCAGCCAGCCGCGCAGGGTGGCGGTCCGGGCGGCGGCGCGGCGGCTCGCCGCCCTCGACGGGAGCCCGCTCGGCGGCCCGGTCGGCTTCACCGTGCGCGGCGAACGCAGCGTCGGCGACGACACCGTGGTCGAGGCGCTCACCCCGGGCGTGCTGCTTCGGCGGCTCCTGTCAGATCCGGCGCTGGACGGCGTCGGAGCGGTCATCCTTGACGAGGTCCACGAGCGCTCAGTCGACAGCGACATGCTGCTCGGGATGCTCGCCGAGGTCCGTGAGCTCAGACCAGAGCTCATCGTCGTCGCGATGTCGGCGACGCTCGATTCGACCGTTACCGCCGAGCACCTCGCGGCCGCGGTTGTCGACGTCCCGTCGCCGCTGCATCCGCTGTCCGTGGAGTACGCTCCCTCGCCGAGCCAGCGCCTCGATGACCGCGGGGTGAGCCGAGATTTCCTCGCGCACGTCGCCGATCTCGCCGTCGCGGAGCAGGCCGCCTCGGGCAGCGACGCGCTCGTGTTCCTCCCGGGCGCGTGGGAGGTCGACGAGGTCGTCCGGCTCGCCCGTGGCCGGGCCGCAGATCTCGGATCGGGCACGGTCGAGATCCTTCCGCTGCACGGCAGGCTCCCCGCACGCGATCAGGATCGGGCCGTCTCCGGCCGGCTCCCCCACGACGCCCCGCGAATCATCGTGAGCACCGCGCTCGCCGAGAGCTCGCTCACGGTGCCAGGTCTCCGGCTCGTCATCGATGCAGGCCTCTCCCGCGAGGCCCGGCGGGACCAGGCGCGAGACATGACCGGCCTCGTGACCGTGAGCGCGTCGCGCGCGAGCGCCGAACAGCGGGCGGGTCGAGCCGCGCGCGAGGGCGCGGGCCGGGCGATCCGCGCGTACTCGGAGACGGATTTCGCCCGCATGCCGGCGGCTGTGACTCCCGAGATCCTGTCTGCCGATCTCACCGACGCCGCGCTGCTGCTCGCCGCCTGGGGCACCCCGGGTGCCGCGGGCCTGCGCCTGACAACGCCGCCGCCGCGGGCCGCGATGGCACGGGCGCTGGAAACGCTCCGGACGCTCGAACTGACCGACGCGAACGACCGGGTCACGGCGCTCGGATCGCGGGTCGCGAGTCTCCCGTTCGGCGTGCGCGAGGCCCGCGCACTGCTCGCGGGGGTGCACGACGTCCGCGATCCTGATCGCGTTGGCGAGACCGTCGCCGCGTTCTCCGGTGACTATCGCGCGAGCGACGCCGATCTCGCGGGCCTCTTGCGTGGCCTCCGCAGCGGGCGCCAGCCGGGCGCGGACCGCTGGCGCCGGGAAGCGAAGCGCCTCGCGAGGATCGCGGCCGACGAACTGCGCGGCTCCCGTGAGACGCCCGGTGGCGCGGCCTCGGACGGAGCAAGCGCCGGTCGCATCACCGCGCTCGCCCGGCCCGAGTGGATCGCCAGGCGGACGGGCGAGCACTCCCGCAGCTACCTGTTCGCGAGCGGCACCCGCGCCGCGCTCCCCGACGGCAGCCCGCTCGTTGCCTCCGAGTGGATCGCGGTGCGCGAGGTGCAGCGCGCCGAGGGGCGAGCGGCGGACGGCACCGGCGCAGTGATCCGCCTCGCCGCCGCGATGACCGCGGAGGACGCCGCGGAGATCGGTGGAACGCTGCGGTCGCGCACGCGGGTCGCCAGGTTCGATGACGGCAGGGTGCGGGTGCGCGAGGAGGATCGGCTCGGCGCGATCCTGCTGTCGGCGAGCCCCGCGTCGCCCCGCCCCGAGGACGCCGGCCCCGCGTTCGCCGCCCACCTGCAGGAGGCCGGACTCGCGGCGCTCACCTGGACTGACGCGGCCCGGCACCTGCGCGCCCGGCTCGCGCTCCTGCATCGCGAGCTCGGCGAGCCCTGGCCGGACGTCACGGACCGGGCGCTCCTCGACACCATCACAGACTGGCTCGGCCCCGACCTCGCAAGGTTAAGCCCGAAGGCGTCGCTCGCGGCCCTTGACGTCACCGGTGGGCTCCGCAGGCTGCTCCCCTGGCCGGAAGCCGTGCGGCTCGACGAGCTCGCGCCCGAGCGTCTCCCCGTCCCGTCGGGCTCCACTGTTGCCATCGACTACGCGGAGGCGCTCGACGGCGACGGCCGCCCGATCGTCGCAGTGAAGCTCCAGGAGGTCTTCGGACTCGGAGACACTCCCCGACTCGTCGGCGGGCGCGTGCCCGTGCTGTTTCACCTGCTCTCCCCCGCACGCCGGCCGCTCGCGGTGACCGGCGACCTCGCCTCCTTCTGGAACGGCCCCTATCAAGACGTGCGTCGCGAGATGCGGGGCAAATACCCGAAGCATCCGTGGCCGGAGGACCCGTGGGCTGCCGAGGCGACCGCACGCACGAAGCGGGCCATGGGGCGCTGA
- the ilvC gene encoding ketol-acid reductoisomerase, with protein sequence MYYDSDADLSIIQGKKVAIVGYGSQGHAHAMNLRDSGVEVVIALKDGSKSIQKAEEAGFAVKNVADAAEWADVIMLLAPDQHQRGIYNDHVAQHMTEGKTLAFAHGFNIRYGYIEAPAGVDVILVAPKAPGHTVRREFEAGRGIPDIIAVEVDASGTAWETAKSYAKAIGGTRAGVIKTTFTEETETDLFGEQAVLCGGTSHLVQAGFEVLTEAGYQPEIAYFEVLHELKLIVDLMWEGGIAKQRWSISDTAEFGDYVSGPRVIDAGVKERMQGVLKDIQDGAFAKRFIEDQDAGAPEFTALREKEESHPIEKTGVELRKLFAWQQQDSDYVDGSAAR encoded by the coding sequence ATGTACTACGACAGCGATGCAGACCTGTCGATCATTCAGGGCAAGAAGGTTGCCATCGTCGGATACGGCTCGCAGGGACACGCGCACGCGATGAACCTCCGCGACTCGGGCGTCGAGGTCGTCATTGCGCTGAAGGACGGCTCTAAGTCGATCCAGAAGGCCGAAGAGGCTGGCTTCGCGGTGAAGAACGTGGCAGACGCGGCAGAGTGGGCTGACGTCATCATGCTGCTCGCGCCCGACCAGCACCAGCGTGGCATCTACAACGATCACGTCGCTCAGCACATGACCGAGGGCAAGACGCTTGCCTTCGCTCACGGCTTCAACATCCGCTACGGCTACATCGAGGCCCCGGCTGGCGTCGACGTCATCCTCGTCGCCCCGAAGGCTCCCGGCCACACCGTGCGCCGCGAGTTCGAGGCCGGCCGCGGCATCCCCGACATCATTGCAGTCGAGGTCGACGCGTCGGGCACCGCGTGGGAGACGGCGAAGTCGTACGCGAAGGCAATCGGCGGCACCCGCGCGGGCGTCATCAAGACGACCTTCACCGAGGAGACCGAGACCGATCTCTTCGGCGAGCAGGCTGTGCTCTGCGGTGGCACCAGCCACCTCGTGCAGGCAGGCTTCGAGGTGCTCACCGAGGCTGGCTACCAGCCCGAGATCGCGTACTTCGAGGTGCTTCACGAGCTCAAGCTCATTGTCGACCTGATGTGGGAGGGCGGCATCGCCAAGCAGCGCTGGTCGATCTCGGACACCGCTGAGTTCGGCGACTACGTTTCGGGCCCCCGCGTCATCGACGCAGGCGTGAAGGAGCGCATGCAGGGCGTCCTCAAGGACATCCAGGACGGCGCGTTCGCGAAGCGCTTCATCGAGGACCAGGACGCGGGCGCACCCGAGTTCACCGCGCTCCGCGAGAAGGAGGAGTCGCACCCGATCGAGAAGACCGGCGTCGAGCTCCGCAAGCTCTTCGCATGGCAGCAGCAGGACTCGGACTACGTCGACGGCAGCGCAGCGCGCTAA
- the ilvN gene encoding acetolactate synthase small subunit — protein MARHVLSLLVEDKPGLLTRVAGLFARRGFNIESLAVGPTEMDGLSRITVVVDEDEVLLEQVTKQLNKLVNVIKIVELDASNSVQREHVLIKVRADNQTRSHVLEAVSLFRARVVDVVPEALTIEVTGDSGKIEAFLRVLEPYGIKEIAQSGLIAMGRGSKSISERVFKV, from the coding sequence GTCGAGGACAAGCCTGGCCTGCTGACCCGCGTCGCAGGGCTGTTCGCTCGGCGCGGCTTCAACATCGAGTCGCTCGCCGTCGGTCCGACGGAGATGGACGGCCTCTCGCGGATCACCGTCGTCGTCGACGAAGACGAGGTGCTGCTCGAGCAGGTCACCAAGCAGCTGAACAAGCTCGTCAACGTCATCAAGATCGTGGAGCTCGACGCGAGCAACTCGGTGCAGCGCGAACACGTGCTCATCAAGGTGCGCGCCGACAACCAGACGCGGTCGCACGTGCTCGAAGCCGTGAGCCTGTTCCGGGCACGCGTCGTTGACGTCGTGCCCGAGGCGCTCACGATCGAGGTGACGGGCGACTCCGGCAAGATCGAGGCATTCCTGCGCGTGCTTGAGCCGTACGGGATCAAGGAGATCGCACAGTCGGGCCTCATCGCTATGGGCCGCGGCTCGAAGTCGATTTCCGAGCGCGTCTTCAAGGTTTAG